DNA sequence from the Gemmatimonadota bacterium genome:
CTTGTCGGCCCCCCGATCAGGGCGCAGGGTCCAGAGGTTCCAACGCTTCCAGCAGGAGTCTCAAGACCGCAGCGTCCGCCGTGCCCGCGGCGGTAACGCGGAGTCCGTCTCGCGTCACCACGGGAAGCGCGGCCCGCTCGCCTCCCAGGGCAAAGTCGTCGTCGCGAGGGGCCATCGAGTCGCCCGTGCTCGATCTGAACTGGGCGTCACCTGCCGCCGCGCCGCCGACGGCCCACTCGTAGAGGTCGATCAACGCGCCGTCTTCCAAGCGCTGAGTCACGCGCAGGGTCTTGCCCCCGCTCCCCCATGACAGCGCGATGGTTTCGGCCCCGCGCACGCCCAAGGGTGCGCTCCCGAGCAGCTCTCGCGCCTCCAACCGGTCGACGTCCCGCCATTGCGCGCTCGCCTCGGCAAGCTGCGGCATCGTCTCGCCCTCCACATGCACCCTCAGGTCCGCTCGGCGGTCGATCACGACGGTGTCCGCCGCGAACAGCCTGCGGCCCAGCGAGTCGACGACCCCGGCCGTGTCGGCTAGGCCTTGCCGCGGGCCTGCCTCTATTATGAGTTGCTCCAGCGGGACCGCGGCGCTGTCGGTACTCTTGGCGAGCCCGTCCCCCTCCGCCCGCTCGAAGCTCTCGTCGGCGCGCGCGCCGCTCAGGTCGGCTTCGCGCTGGGCCTCGGCGGGCGCCGCGCGCGCCGCATCCCGAAGCTCGGCGGGTCCGTCCCGGTCCGGCGCCGGCGCCGACTCCAGCACGGCGCGCTGTCGCTGACCGGGGGCGGCGCCCGCGGTGTCCTCGGTGCGGTCCTCGGCGGCGCGAGCTTCGTTGGCAGCGGCGGCAGCTGGCGCCGTCCCCACCGGACGGTCCTCTGGCGTCTCCGGACCTTCTTCCGCGTCCAGGAGATCGACCTCCGACGCGGGCGCGCCCGCGGCCGCCTCCGCGTCGATGAACGTGTCGTCGGTGCCCCGAGCCTCGAACGGTTCCACGCCCAGGAACGCGTGGGACCACCAGCCGACTCCCAGCGCGAGCACGACGCTGGCCGCCCACGCCAGACGGCGTCCGGCGGGCAGCCAGCGGAACCCCAGGGACGGTGTCGCTCGGTCGCCCTCGAGCCCGGACGGTTCGCCGCCGCCACCACCACCGGCTGCGCCCGCCTCGCTCGGACCCGCGCGCTGCAGGATTTCCTCCCAGGGCGGGGGCGCGGCCACCGAGGGCGGCAGCGCGGCGCCCAGGAGCGCGCTCGCGCCCTCGCGCACCTCCCGCTCGGCCTGCAGGCGCGCGCTACAGTCGGCGCAGGCCTCCAGGTGCCGCTCGAGGTCACGCGCGGCGGCGGGGTCCTCCGCGTGGAGCGCCCCGTCCAGGTACGCGTGCAGCCGCCCCTCATCCGCGTGCGGCATCTCTTCCCTCCTCGGTCTCCTGATACGCCTCGAGCAGGCGCCTGCGGGCCCGCGACAGCGTGGTGCCGACGGACCCCTTCGACAGCCCGCTGCGGGTCGCGATCTCCCCGTAGTCCAGCCCGGCCTGGTGCAGCAGCAGGACCTCGCGGTCCCGATCCTTCAGCGCGTCCAGCGCCACGCGCACCCGGCGAGACTGTTCCTCGCGCTCCATGTCGCCGAGCACATCCCGGGCGGGCTCGGCGGCCGGCGCCTGAGCTTCGAGCAACATCAAGTGCCTGCGCCGCCTGACCGCCCCGCGCGCCTCGTCGCGGGCCAGATTCGCGGCGATGGTGAAGAGCCACGAGCGGGGGCTGTCCGGTTGGGTGTGCAAAGCACGCACGAACGCCTCCTGGGCGAGGTCCCGCGCGCGCTCCTCGTCCCACACCTTGTGGTAGAGGTAGCCCACGAGATCGCTCCACGATTCCCGGTAGACGGCTTCCCAGTCGACGGCCATGGCTCTGGGTACACCCGGTTCCGTCGGGCGGTCGCCGGTTCGCCGCGGCGAACGGAGACGCCCGCTTCCAACCTCAGGGACGATGGACGGGTCCACAGTTGCACAGGTCGCCGGACGCGGAAAGGAAAGGATCCCCCGCGTCAGGCCCGCTTCGTTGTTCCCGGGCCGGCGTCATCCCACTATTCGCACGGTTCGAACCACCAATAGGAGGCATCCGTGACGCCACTCACCAGGATCCCCGGGGGCGCGCTCGCCGCCGTCGGCGCCATTCTTCTCCCCGTTTCCGCCTGCGCCCAGGCGGGCGCCGACGCTTCGCTCCCGCCGTCCAGCGCGGACTTCGCGTTCGTGGGAGTCAGCGTCGTGCCGATGTCGTCCGAAGAAGTCCAGGAGGATCGGACCGTGCTTGTGGAGGACGGGCGCATCGCCTGGATCGGCGGGGCAGACGCGGAGGTCCCGTCGGGCGCAGAGGTCGTGGACGCGGCGGGGATGTACCTCATGCCCGGTCTGTCCGAGATGCACGCGCACGTGCCGCCGCAGGCGGACCAGGGCGAGTTCACGGACCAGATCCTGTTCCTGTTTCTGGCCAACGGGGTGACGACCATCCGGGGGATGCTGGGCGCCCCCCACCACCTGACGCTACGAGACGATCTGAACAACGGCCGCAAGCTGGGTCCGCGTCTGGTCACGACCGGTCCCTCGTTGAACGGCAACAGCATTCCGACCCCGGCGTCGGCGCGCGCGGCGGTGGAGTCGCAGGCGGAAGCTGGCTACGACCTGATGAAGATCCACCCCGGCATCACGCGCGAGACGTTCGACACCCTGGCCGCGACCGCCCAGAGGCTGGACATGCGCTTCGCAGGGCACGTTCCGGCGGACGTAGGCGTGCACCGCTTCATGGAGCTGGAGGGCTGGACGATCGACCACCTGGACGGCTACGTGAACGCGTTGCTCGGAGAGGGGGCGCCGCAGCCGCAGTTTTTCGGCATCAATGCCATCGACCACGTGGTCGAGGACGGCGTCGCCGAGCTGGTGCGGCTCACGGCAGAGGCGGGCATGGCGCAGGTGCCGACGCAGAGCCTGTTCGAGGACCTGCTCCTCGGTGGCAGCGTGGATGAGCTCTACGCGCGCGACGACGTGCGCTACGTCCCGCCGCAGGTGCGCGCCAACTGGGGCCAGGCCGTCGACAACGTTCGCGCGCTGACGGACGCGGACGGAGGCCGGCGGTTCGTGGACCTGCGTCGCCGGCTGATCAAGGAGCTGCACGACGCGGGCGTGACGCTGCTGCTGGGTTCGGATGCGCCGCAGATCTTCAACGTTCCGGGGTTCTCGATGCACGAAGAGCTCGAAACGCTGGTGGCGTCGGGCTTGACGCCGTACCAGGCGCTGCGCACCGGTACCGTCAACGTAGCCCGGCACCTGGGCGCGGACGATCGCGGTACCGTGGCCGAGGGGCAGGCCGCGGACCTGATTTTGCTGGAAGCGAATCCGTTGGAAAGCGTGGCCAACGTCCGCCGGATCGCCGGCGTAATGGTACAGGGACGCTGGCTCAGCGCCGAAGAAATAGCGGCGGGGTTGGACGAGATCGCGGAGGCGAACAGATCGGCGACACCGGAAGCCCCCTGACGCAGCCGGACCGGCCGTGATCGATCCAGGCGGCCGGTCCCACCCCCTCTCGGGAGGTGCCGATGAGGCGCCGGCGGGCGTCCCCGGCGACGGGCCTCGCCGCCCTCCCCCCTTTGCGCGCGGGCGCTCGCGCTGGGTCGGGCTTCTCGCCGCGGTCGCGCTCACGGCGATCGCCGTCGTGCTCGTCTTGCGGGCCATGCGTATGCTCCGGCCAACGAGCGAAGAGATTCGCGGCGCTGTCTACGCGGCCATCCAGCGAGAGAGCGCGGAGACGTTCCTGGTGACCGGGTTCGTGGACCTGACGGCGACCACCACCGTGCGCAACACCAAGCGACTGTTGCCGGGCATCATCGGACTGAACCTCGGTACCACGAGCGCGACCGTGCGCATGCCGGGCCGCGTGTCGTACGGCGTGGATCTGGCCGGCTTCCGGCTCGAGCACATCCGGATAGGACCCGACACCTCCGTCACGGTGACGGTCTCACCTCCGGCCGTGTGGGCGATCGAACCCGTGCTCGAGGACATGGAGGTGGAGACCGACGTGGGTTGGGCCCGACTCTACTCGCGCAGCGGCCGCCAGGTGGAGCAGGAGGCCATTCGGCTCATGGAGACCGCGCTACGCGCCCAGGGCGAAGCGCACCTGCGGGATTCGGATCAGCCCCGTCGCAACACGGCTCGGGCCGTGCAGGGGATCCTCGGACCTACGCTCGCCGCGGCGGGAGTGCACGCCCCGCGCATCGTAGTACTATTCAGCGACAGACCGTCCATTCCAACGGAGGTCATAGAATGAGCATTCTTGTTC
Encoded proteins:
- a CDS encoding zf-HC2 domain-containing protein, producing MPHADEGRLHAYLDGALHAEDPAAARDLERHLEACADCSARLQAEREVREGASALLGAALPPSVAAPPPWEEILQRAGPSEAGAAGGGGGGEPSGLEGDRATPSLGFRWLPAGRRLAWAASVVLALGVGWWSHAFLGVEPFEARGTDDTFIDAEAAAGAPASEVDLLDAEEGPETPEDRPVGTAPAAAAANEARAAEDRTEDTAGAAPGQRQRAVLESAPAPDRDGPAELRDAARAAPAEAQREADLSGARADESFERAEGDGLAKSTDSAAVPLEQLIIEAGPRQGLADTAGVVDSLGRRLFAADTVVIDRRADLRVHVEGETMPQLAEASAQWRDVDRLEARELLGSAPLGVRGAETIALSWGSGGKTLRVTQRLEDGALIDLYEWAVGGAAAGDAQFRSSTGDSMAPRDDDFALGGERAALPVVTRDGLRVTAAGTADAAVLRLLLEALEPLDPAP
- a CDS encoding sigma-70 family RNA polymerase sigma factor, translated to MAVDWEAVYRESWSDLVGYLYHKVWDEERARDLAQEAFVRALHTQPDSPRSWLFTIAANLARDEARGAVRRRRHLMLLEAQAPAAEPARDVLGDMEREEQSRRVRVALDALKDRDREVLLLHQAGLDYGEIATRSGLSKGSVGTTLSRARRRLLEAYQETEEGRDAARG
- a CDS encoding amidohydrolase family protein, with the protein product MTPLTRIPGGALAAVGAILLPVSACAQAGADASLPPSSADFAFVGVSVVPMSSEEVQEDRTVLVEDGRIAWIGGADAEVPSGAEVVDAAGMYLMPGLSEMHAHVPPQADQGEFTDQILFLFLANGVTTIRGMLGAPHHLTLRDDLNNGRKLGPRLVTTGPSLNGNSIPTPASARAAVESQAEAGYDLMKIHPGITRETFDTLAATAQRLDMRFAGHVPADVGVHRFMELEGWTIDHLDGYVNALLGEGAPQPQFFGINAIDHVVEDGVAELVRLTAEAGMAQVPTQSLFEDLLLGGSVDELYARDDVRYVPPQVRANWGQAVDNVRALTDADGGRRFVDLRRRLIKELHDAGVTLLLGSDAPQIFNVPGFSMHEELETLVASGLTPYQALRTGTVNVARHLGADDRGTVAEGQAADLILLEANPLESVANVRRIAGVMVQGRWLSAEEIAAGLDEIAEANRSATPEAP
- a CDS encoding DUF4230 domain-containing protein, producing MIDPGGRSHPLSGGADEAPAGVPGDGPRRPPPFARGRSRWVGLLAAVALTAIAVVLVLRAMRMLRPTSEEIRGAVYAAIQRESAETFLVTGFVDLTATTTVRNTKRLLPGIIGLNLGTTSATVRMPGRVSYGVDLAGFRLEHIRIGPDTSVTVTVSPPAVWAIEPVLEDMEVETDVGWARLYSRSGRQVEQEAIRLMETALRAQGEAHLRDSDQPRRNTARAVQGILGPTLAAAGVHAPRIVVLFSDRPSIPTEVIE